One Trichoplusia ni isolate ovarian cell line Hi5 chromosome 6, tn1, whole genome shotgun sequence DNA segment encodes these proteins:
- the LOC113494698 gene encoding pyridoxal phosphate homeostasis protein, translating to MSSAETQVDVMLGLKNVLTKIEAAVSRRSKDLPQIAPRLVAVSKIKPAALIAEAYEAGQRHFGENYVNELAEKAVDPLILEKCKDIKWHFIGHLQTNKINKLLGSPNLFMVETVHSEKLATNLNKQWPKYRKNEEKLPVMVQINTSAEEAKSGIEPSETTKVVGHVLENCPNLEFKGLMTIGQYDYDTTKGPNPDFLTLVKCRQEVCENLKLDINEVELSMGMSTDFEHAIELGATTVRVGSTIFGARPANYKHVA from the exons ATGTCATCAGCAGAGACCCAAGTCGACGTGATGCTTGGACTAAAGAATGTGTTGACGAAAATCGAAGCCGCCGTCTCTAGGCGAAGCAAA gaCTTGCCTCAAATTGCACCTAGGTTGGTAGCTGTGTCAAAAATAAAGCCGGCTGCATTAATCGCTGAAGCTTATGAAGCTGGTCAGAGACACTTCGGTGAGAACTACGTCAACGAGCTGGCAGAAAAAGCTGTTGATCCACTCATTCTGGAAAAGTGCAAAGATATAAAGTGGCATTTCATTGGGCATTTGCAGactaataaaatcaataaattattaggCTCACCAAATCTGTTTATGGTTGAAACTGTTCACTCTGAGAAGTTGGctactaatttgaataaacaatgGCCTAAGTACAGGAAGAATGAAGAGAAGTTACCTGTTATGGTGCAGATCAATACAAGTGCTGAAGAAG cAAAAAGTGGCATTGAACCATCAGAAACAACAAAAGTAGTTGGACATGTATTAGAAAACTGTCCCAATCTGGAATTCAAAGGCTTGATGACTATTGGTCAATATGACTATGACACTACTAAAGGGCCAAACCCAGATTTTCTGACCCTTGTTAAATGTAGGCAGGAAGTATGTGAAAATCTCAAGCTTGATATAAATGAAGTTGAATTGTCTATGGGGATGTCTACTGACTTCGAACATGCG ATTGAGCTGGGAGCAACAACTGTTCGAGTTGGATCAACTATCTTTGGTGCTAGACCAGCTAATTATAAACATGTAGCTTGA